Proteins from a genomic interval of Pseudodesulfovibrio nedwellii:
- a CDS encoding 4Fe-4S dicluster domain-containing protein gives MSKIKETAIGESKGFSRRGFLKTAGKAAGGLAAGIFCLKESGSLAFAARPEGCDVPPARYELRFDPNICAGCAYCEVACAQFHAGDADPLASRNTFTLKPVLDFIGVSALSANAPGWPQDLARATFAEFSDNELCQQCASPECMDACPENAIYVDPKTGARVVKEELCVGCGDCEEACQFNMIKVNPHTDKAVKCDLCGGDPQCVAWCPTHAITFHKI, from the coding sequence ATGAGTAAAATTAAGGAAACGGCCATAGGGGAAAGCAAGGGCTTTTCGCGTCGCGGCTTTCTGAAGACTGCGGGTAAGGCTGCCGGTGGCCTGGCTGCGGGAATTTTTTGTCTTAAGGAATCAGGCTCGTTGGCCTTTGCCGCCCGTCCCGAAGGGTGCGATGTCCCTCCGGCCCGATACGAATTGCGCTTTGATCCCAATATTTGTGCAGGCTGTGCCTACTGCGAAGTCGCCTGCGCCCAGTTCCATGCCGGTGACGCTGATCCTTTGGCAAGCCGCAATACTTTTACCCTTAAGCCTGTGCTTGATTTCATCGGTGTGAGTGCGTTGTCCGCCAATGCTCCGGGCTGGCCCCAGGATTTGGCCCGTGCCACTTTTGCTGAATTTTCCGACAATGAACTGTGTCAGCAATGTGCATCCCCTGAATGTATGGATGCTTGCCCCGAGAATGCCATTTATGTGGACCCGAAGACCGGAGCTCGTGTGGTCAAGGAAGAGCTGTGTGTCGGTTGTGGCGATTGTGAAGAGGCCTGTCAGTTCAATATGATCAAGGTCAATCCTCATACGGACAAGGCCGTCAAGTGTGATTTGTGTGGCGGCGATCCGCAGTGTGTTGCCTGGTGTCCCACTCATGCTATCACTTTCCACAAGATTTAA
- a CDS encoding sigma-54-dependent transcriptional regulator, protein MYTPHVLIVDDEPASIDSFELILMAGGVGNIMRCDDSRRVLDILAEYPVDLMLLDLVMPHVTGEELLEQIKDAHPNVEVVIITGIDTVDSAVNCMRLGAFDYLVKPVDETRLMSTVTRALEMRRLKRENSSLRSGFLSDALDHPEAFSHMIARDARMLRMFKYVEAVAGSGQPVLITGESGTGKELLARALHTLTAKDKPFVPVNVAGVDDTVFSDTLFGHLKGAYTGAQNARAGLVEQASGGCLFLDEIGDLSAASQVKLLRLIQEREYFPLGADLPKSAEARVIAATHCDLEGTRDDGRFRADLYYRLCIHHVHIPSLRERPDDIPLLIDHFVHKAAGLLNRDVPKVPERLIVGLTAYAFPGNVRELESMIFDAVSNCSGDVLPVAPFRERLAVENEVQRVELGFPHTVGFPDPLPTLAQVSDLLVTEAMKRAGGKQTTAARMLGISQPALSKRLKRMVAGQE, encoded by the coding sequence ATGTATACACCGCACGTACTTATCGTGGACGATGAACCCGCATCCATTGACAGTTTTGAGTTGATACTCATGGCCGGAGGCGTGGGCAACATTATGCGTTGCGATGACAGCCGTCGTGTTTTGGATATTTTGGCCGAGTATCCTGTAGACCTTATGCTGCTTGATTTGGTTATGCCTCATGTAACGGGTGAGGAATTGCTTGAACAGATCAAGGATGCACACCCTAACGTCGAGGTGGTTATTATTACCGGCATCGACACTGTTGATTCCGCAGTGAATTGTATGCGACTGGGCGCGTTCGACTATCTGGTTAAACCCGTGGACGAAACACGGCTTATGTCCACCGTGACCCGAGCCTTGGAGATGCGTCGACTCAAGCGGGAAAATTCCAGTTTGCGAAGTGGCTTTTTGTCCGATGCATTGGATCACCCTGAGGCCTTTTCTCACATGATAGCTCGTGATGCACGTATGCTTAGGATGTTCAAATATGTGGAAGCCGTGGCCGGTTCCGGTCAGCCCGTACTGATTACCGGGGAATCCGGCACTGGCAAAGAATTATTGGCCCGCGCTCTGCACACTTTGACGGCAAAGGATAAGCCTTTTGTGCCGGTGAATGTGGCTGGTGTGGATGACACCGTGTTCAGCGATACGCTGTTCGGACATCTCAAAGGCGCGTATACGGGCGCACAAAATGCACGGGCTGGACTGGTGGAACAGGCCTCCGGCGGTTGTTTGTTTCTGGATGAAATTGGTGATCTTTCCGCGGCATCACAGGTCAAACTTTTGCGACTCATTCAGGAACGGGAGTATTTTCCGCTTGGAGCAGACCTGCCCAAATCTGCCGAGGCCCGTGTTATTGCCGCGACTCATTGTGATCTTGAGGGGACCCGTGATGATGGGCGGTTCCGTGCGGATTTGTATTATCGATTGTGTATCCACCATGTTCATATTCCGTCTTTGCGGGAACGCCCTGACGACATCCCGTTGCTGATCGATCATTTTGTACACAAGGCCGCTGGTCTGTTGAATCGGGACGTGCCCAAGGTACCGGAACGATTGATCGTCGGACTGACGGCCTATGCGTTTCCTGGTAACGTGCGTGAATTGGAATCCATGATTTTCGACGCGGTCAGCAATTGTTCTGGAGATGTTTTGCCTGTGGCTCCTTTCCGGGAACGGTTGGCTGTAGAAAATGAAGTGCAGCGAGTGGAGTTGGGATTTCCTCATACAGTGGGTTTCCCTGACCCGCTCCCCACTTTGGCTCAAGTTTCCGATCTGTTGGTGACAGAGGCCATGAAGCGGGCTGGCGGCAAACAAACGACTGCGGCTCGAATGCTTGGCATTTCCCAGCCAGCTTTGTCCAAGCGGTTGAAACGGATGGTTGCTGGACAAGAATGA
- a CDS encoding PAS domain-containing sensor histidine kinase, with translation MDTATNATKSQAIIEAQQTRIAELESELGKYQGVLDAMSDGILILQDTFFDCNKSACRIWKADKGQILGRSPAEFAPEKQPNGRDSYLMAQEKIRAAAEGTPQRFFWKDKQGDGTLIDTEVSLKAVAINNEQYVVATIRDITEDLRRERKRTILYDRMEGIIEKRTEELKSSHDALKDERFYRTQVEDDLERADMELSQVFETSVDGLIVTDNKKNILKINRAFSELSGHGHDDIESKKCFEVFPCHGCDGVHCMASTRLMGRDRADYETDCRDASGKTVPCSLTATKLKNSDGVPIGMVVSYRNITDYRQWVEALQHSEALHRITLASISDAVFITDDNGHFIYISPSVKTVFGYTEHEVRWFDEISSLLGENFYDRTRLAAFGEIRNIELSVCDKLGRQHELMVNVKKVSIQNGTTLITCRDITEKRVAEREANLKQEQLVQAGKMVSLGILVSGVAHEVNNPNNYIMLNSQLLSRMWAGAIPALDRYYDDNGDFTLGGLKYSQARDRVPRLFDSVLEGSERIKRIVKDLKDYARHDSTEMDQAVFINSVLKHSLNLLANQIKQATYNFEVQYAHGRPMVRGNYQKIEQVIINLVQNSCEALPEKNCAITVVTRLDAESGSTVVEVVDEGTGISKTDLPHVTDPFFTTKRDIGGTGLGLSVSHKIVSEHCGTLEFLPRTGKGTRAVLTLPAEPHSS, from the coding sequence ATGGATACGGCAACCAACGCGACGAAGTCGCAGGCGATTATCGAGGCGCAGCAAACACGCATCGCAGAGCTAGAGTCGGAACTGGGCAAATATCAGGGTGTGCTTGATGCCATGTCCGATGGCATTCTCATTCTGCAAGATACTTTTTTTGATTGTAACAAAAGTGCGTGTCGCATTTGGAAGGCAGACAAGGGACAGATTCTTGGCCGTTCTCCGGCAGAATTCGCCCCGGAAAAACAGCCCAATGGTCGCGATTCTTACCTCATGGCGCAGGAAAAAATACGGGCCGCAGCCGAGGGAACCCCTCAACGTTTTTTTTGGAAGGACAAACAAGGGGACGGCACGCTCATTGATACGGAAGTGTCACTCAAGGCCGTGGCCATCAATAATGAGCAATATGTTGTCGCGACCATTCGTGATATTACCGAAGATTTACGCCGCGAGCGTAAACGCACCATCCTGTATGATCGGATGGAAGGGATCATTGAGAAACGCACGGAGGAATTGAAATCTTCGCATGACGCACTCAAGGATGAGCGTTTCTATCGGACGCAGGTTGAGGATGATCTCGAACGGGCTGACATGGAACTCAGTCAAGTTTTCGAGACTTCGGTAGATGGACTGATCGTTACGGATAACAAGAAGAATATTCTCAAGATCAACCGTGCCTTTTCCGAACTGTCCGGCCACGGCCATGACGATATCGAGAGCAAGAAGTGTTTTGAAGTATTTCCCTGTCATGGATGTGATGGCGTTCACTGCATGGCTTCGACCCGACTCATGGGACGAGATCGGGCCGACTATGAAACAGACTGTCGGGATGCTTCAGGCAAAACTGTTCCCTGTTCGCTCACGGCTACCAAACTCAAGAATTCAGATGGCGTGCCTATCGGTATGGTGGTAAGCTATCGAAATATAACTGATTATCGTCAATGGGTTGAAGCGTTGCAACACTCCGAGGCATTGCATCGTATCACTCTGGCTAGTATTTCGGATGCCGTGTTTATCACCGATGATAACGGGCATTTTATTTATATTAGCCCTAGTGTGAAGACCGTGTTCGGTTATACCGAGCATGAGGTACGGTGGTTCGACGAGATATCCTCTTTGCTTGGTGAGAATTTTTATGATCGCACCCGGTTGGCCGCGTTCGGCGAAATCCGCAATATTGAATTGTCTGTCTGCGATAAGTTGGGGCGTCAGCATGAACTGATGGTCAACGTCAAGAAGGTTTCCATTCAGAACGGTACCACGCTCATCACCTGCCGTGACATTACGGAGAAACGGGTTGCCGAGCGTGAGGCTAATCTCAAGCAGGAACAACTGGTTCAGGCGGGCAAGATGGTCAGCCTCGGCATTTTGGTGTCGGGTGTGGCGCATGAGGTGAACAATCCCAATAATTACATCATGCTCAATTCCCAGTTGCTCTCTCGCATGTGGGCCGGGGCCATTCCTGCGTTGGATCGGTACTATGATGATAACGGTGACTTCACCCTTGGCGGCCTTAAATACAGTCAGGCTCGTGACCGGGTGCCGCGCCTGTTTGATAGTGTGTTGGAAGGTTCGGAGCGGATCAAGCGAATTGTCAAGGACCTCAAGGATTATGCCCGGCATGACTCCACGGAAATGGATCAGGCCGTTTTTATAAATTCCGTGCTCAAGCATTCCTTGAATCTGCTGGCGAATCAGATCAAGCAAGCCACCTACAATTTCGAGGTGCAGTATGCTCATGGTCGCCCGATGGTCCGTGGTAATTATCAGAAAATTGAACAGGTAATCATCAATCTCGTGCAAAATTCTTGTGAAGCCCTGCCTGAAAAGAATTGCGCTATCACCGTGGTTACCCGGTTGGATGCAGAGAGTGGTAGCACGGTCGTCGAAGTTGTGGATGAAGGAACCGGTATTTCCAAAACCGATTTGCCACATGTAACCGATCCGTTTTTCACGACCAAACGGGACATCGGCGGCACTGGACTGGGATTGTCCGTTTCCCACAAGATCGTGAGCGAGCACTGTGGCACTTTGGAATTTCTCCCTCGAACAGGTAAGGGCACACGGGCTGTTTTGACCCTGCCAGCCGAACCTCATTCTAGTTAG
- a CDS encoding hydrogenase maturation nickel metallochaperone HypA: MSIVESILGILREEMVKYDGQRLKKVTIKNGQLAGAVSESLTFAWDALIPGGEFDGAELEIIEVPVKVACGECGEEFSPEHARCMPCPKCEALLGHHVLEGKELLIDSIEVDDQQEA, translated from the coding sequence ATGTCAATAGTCGAATCCATCCTCGGCATCTTACGAGAAGAAATGGTCAAATATGACGGCCAGCGGCTCAAGAAAGTCACCATCAAAAACGGTCAATTGGCCGGAGCGGTGTCTGAATCCCTGACATTCGCCTGGGACGCACTCATCCCCGGCGGAGAATTTGATGGGGCTGAGCTTGAGATTATCGAGGTACCGGTCAAGGTCGCGTGCGGTGAGTGTGGCGAAGAGTTCAGCCCGGAGCATGCCAGGTGCATGCCCTGTCCGAAATGTGAGGCATTACTCGGCCACCACGTACTGGAAGGTAAAGAGCTACTGATCGATTCCATAGAAGTGGACGACCAGCAAGAAGCATAG
- the ilvD gene encoding dihydroxy-acid dehydratase — protein MRSKKMTGGLEKAPHRSLLYATGMSKEEMDRPLIGVCNAANEIIPGHVHLDTITEAVKRGIMLAGGTPMEFPAIGVCDGLAMNHEGMKMSLPSREIIADSVEIMATAHPFDAIVCIPNCDKIVPGMLMAILRLNIPAVVVSGGPMLAGRKKTADLINVFEGVGKVKAGTMTEEELTEFEQSACPTCGSCAGMFTANSMNCLSESIGLALPGNGTIPAVMSARVRLAKQAGMQVMEMLERDIKPRDIVTEKAVHNAVTMDMALGCSTNTTLHLPALFAEAGLDLNLEMFNEISKKTPNLCKLSPAGPHFMEDLNESGGIPGVMSELVKRDLLNLDVMTVTGKTLGENLKDLDARVTNNEIVRPIDNPYSEEGGIAILYGNIAPEGCCVKQSAVAPEMMQNTGVAKVYTTEEDAVEAILGGKIVSGDVVVVLYEGPKGGPGMREMLTPTSAISGMGLGESVALLTDGRFSGGTRGAAIGHISPEAAAGGPCCLIQNGDQIEIDIPARKIHLLVDDEELEERRKIHVPVIKEVKSPFLRRYAKLVTSASRGAVYEK, from the coding sequence ATGCGTAGTAAAAAAATGACTGGTGGATTGGAAAAGGCCCCGCACCGCTCGCTGCTGTATGCGACCGGGATGTCCAAGGAAGAAATGGACAGGCCGTTGATTGGCGTATGTAACGCAGCCAATGAGATTATTCCCGGTCATGTACACCTAGATACCATTACCGAAGCCGTGAAAAGAGGCATCATGCTGGCAGGCGGTACCCCCATGGAATTCCCGGCTATAGGGGTGTGTGACGGACTGGCAATGAACCATGAGGGCATGAAAATGTCCCTGCCGAGCCGCGAAATAATTGCCGACTCCGTGGAGATCATGGCGACCGCCCATCCCTTTGACGCGATCGTGTGTATTCCTAACTGCGACAAGATCGTGCCGGGTATGCTCATGGCTATCCTGCGACTGAATATTCCAGCGGTTGTCGTGTCTGGTGGCCCCATGCTGGCAGGCCGGAAGAAGACTGCTGACCTGATTAATGTTTTTGAAGGCGTGGGCAAGGTCAAGGCTGGCACCATGACTGAAGAGGAACTGACTGAATTTGAACAGTCCGCCTGCCCGACCTGCGGTTCATGCGCGGGCATGTTCACGGCCAACTCCATGAACTGTCTGTCCGAGTCCATCGGGCTGGCCCTGCCCGGCAACGGTACTATCCCGGCTGTCATGTCCGCCCGTGTACGGCTGGCTAAGCAGGCCGGTATGCAAGTTATGGAAATGCTGGAACGTGACATCAAGCCGCGTGATATCGTCACCGAGAAAGCCGTGCATAACGCCGTGACAATGGATATGGCTCTGGGCTGTTCCACCAATACCACGTTACATCTGCCCGCACTGTTTGCCGAGGCCGGTCTTGATTTGAATCTTGAAATGTTCAATGAGATCAGCAAAAAGACACCGAACCTGTGCAAGTTGTCCCCTGCTGGCCCTCATTTTATGGAAGATCTGAACGAGTCAGGTGGTATTCCCGGCGTGATGTCCGAACTGGTCAAACGAGATTTGCTTAATCTTGATGTTATGACTGTTACGGGTAAAACGCTGGGTGAAAACCTCAAGGATCTGGACGCCAGGGTTACGAATAATGAAATCGTCCGGCCCATTGATAATCCGTATTCGGAAGAGGGCGGTATCGCCATCTTGTACGGCAACATCGCGCCTGAAGGATGCTGTGTGAAACAGTCTGCCGTGGCTCCAGAGATGATGCAGAATACTGGAGTAGCCAAGGTATATACGACAGAAGAAGATGCGGTTGAAGCCATTCTTGGTGGCAAAATCGTGTCCGGTGACGTGGTGGTCGTGCTGTATGAGGGTCCCAAGGGCGGGCCTGGTATGCGTGAAATGCTCACCCCCACCTCGGCTATTTCCGGCATGGGGTTGGGCGAGTCCGTGGCTCTATTGACCGATGGCCGTTTTTCTGGTGGCACACGCGGCGCAGCTATCGGGCATATTTCGCCCGAAGCAGCAGCTGGCGGCCCATGTTGTTTGATCCAGAATGGCGACCAGATTGAGATTGATATTCCGGCACGGAAAATTCATCTGCTGGTGGACGATGAGGAACTGGAAGAGCGACGGAAAATTCATGTGCCTGTGATCAAGGAAGTGAAGTCCCCATTTCTGCGTCGTTATGCAAAATTGGTCACTTCAGCTTCACGTGGTGCGGTGTACGAAAAATAA
- the hypB gene encoding hydrogenase nickel incorporation protein HypB, whose protein sequence is MSKEVTIVRNVLEANDRLADELQKKFRVKKILCLNLMSSPGAGKTTLLERTLTDLKDEFKMAVIEGDLQTDNDAQRVAATGAQAVQINTEGGCHLDSGMVLDALKAIDTEGLDILFIENVGNLVCPAEFNVGEDFKVTLLSVAEGDDKPEKYPFMFHISAVMLLNKVDLLPYVDFDMDKAKNHATALNKEIEVMPISARSGENMEQWYKWLRDKRAEKK, encoded by the coding sequence ATGTCCAAGGAAGTCACTATAGTTCGCAATGTGCTTGAGGCCAACGATCGTCTGGCCGACGAGCTGCAAAAGAAATTTCGCGTCAAGAAAATCCTGTGCCTGAACCTCATGAGTTCTCCTGGCGCGGGTAAAACAACCCTTCTGGAACGTACCCTGACCGACCTCAAAGACGAGTTCAAGATGGCCGTTATCGAAGGCGACCTCCAGACCGATAACGATGCACAGCGTGTGGCCGCAACCGGCGCACAGGCCGTACAGATCAATACCGAGGGCGGTTGTCATCTGGATTCCGGTATGGTCTTGGATGCACTCAAGGCCATCGACACCGAAGGTCTGGACATCCTGTTTATCGAAAATGTCGGCAATCTGGTCTGCCCTGCAGAATTCAACGTGGGTGAGGACTTCAAGGTTACCCTGCTGTCCGTTGCCGAAGGTGACGACAAGCCGGAAAAATACCCATTCATGTTCCACATCTCTGCAGTCATGCTGCTCAACAAGGTGGACCTGCTCCCCTACGTTGACTTTGACATGGACAAAGCCAAGAATCACGCCACAGCCCTGAACAAGGAAATCGAGGTTATGCCTATTTCTGCCCGCTCGGGCGAGAATATGGAGCAGTGGTACAAATGGCTTCGCGACAAACGTGCTGAGAAGAAATAA
- a CDS encoding substrate-binding periplasmic protein: MGVRGFLFAVVLVLVQAVTASSESIKVVTEEWPPYNQKVCEGVGGVVTDVVRATLDRAGFEYSIDIYPWARAYDMAQTHKNVLIYSIFKLPSREPHFKWIKVEGLSIDMYLFSPKHRRDIAISTLDEAKKYRVGVTRETSTHHFLLSQGFQDGVNLFPVNCEQQNNLKSSQNVGRIDLTTGDKLSLAHWLKQSGQPSDYWVPRVPLFTEDFYMAFGNETSDAVVERVRKAFLEIRAEGQLDAIVDKYWRMFE; the protein is encoded by the coding sequence ATGGGTGTGCGTGGTTTTTTGTTCGCTGTTGTTCTTGTCTTGGTGCAAGCGGTAACAGCTTCAAGCGAGAGTATAAAAGTCGTTACTGAAGAATGGCCGCCCTATAATCAGAAAGTCTGTGAAGGAGTGGGCGGCGTGGTGACAGACGTTGTCCGGGCCACGCTGGACCGAGCCGGATTTGAGTACTCTATTGATATATACCCTTGGGCTCGTGCGTATGACATGGCTCAAACTCATAAGAATGTCCTTATTTATTCTATTTTCAAACTGCCGAGCAGAGAACCGCATTTCAAATGGATCAAGGTTGAAGGGCTGTCTATTGACATGTATTTGTTCAGTCCGAAGCATCGTAGAGATATAGCTATTTCCACTTTGGACGAGGCCAAGAAATATCGGGTCGGTGTAACCCGTGAAACTTCCACACATCATTTTTTGCTTTCCCAGGGATTTCAGGACGGGGTCAATCTTTTTCCCGTTAACTGTGAGCAACAGAATAATTTGAAATCTTCCCAGAACGTCGGGCGTATAGACCTGACAACCGGAGATAAGCTGTCGCTGGCCCATTGGCTTAAGCAGTCTGGACAGCCTTCTGACTACTGGGTTCCCCGAGTGCCGCTTTTTACCGAGGATTTTTATATGGCGTTTGGCAATGAAACTTCTGATGCAGTCGTGGAACGTGTGCGAAAGGCCTTTTTGGAGATTCGAGCAGAAGGGCAACTGGATGCCATCGTGGATAAATACTGGCGTATGTTTGAATAG
- the ribB gene encoding 3,4-dihydroxy-2-butanone-4-phosphate synthase produces the protein MNQSLLNQFGDPIQRVENALTALREGRGILVTDNEGRENEGDLIFAAETLTDDQMAMLIRECSGIVCLCLTDEKIRSLELPMMVDENSSQYQTAFTISIEAATGVTTGVSAVDRVTTVKTAIAGNATPADIASPGHVFPLRARPGGVLERGGHTEATVDMTRLAGLEPCGVLCEVTNPDGTMARTPEIIDFGKKHNMPVCTVDDIVEYRKARKSEAA, from the coding sequence ATGAATCAGTCTCTACTTAATCAGTTCGGCGATCCTATTCAGCGGGTCGAGAACGCACTCACGGCACTCCGTGAAGGTCGTGGCATTCTTGTCACGGACAACGAAGGTCGTGAAAACGAAGGCGATCTTATCTTCGCCGCCGAAACCCTTACTGACGATCAGATGGCTATGCTCATTCGCGAATGTAGCGGTATTGTCTGTCTTTGCTTGACCGATGAAAAAATCCGGTCCCTTGAACTGCCCATGATGGTTGATGAAAACAGCAGCCAGTATCAGACCGCGTTCACCATTTCCATTGAGGCGGCCACAGGTGTCACCACTGGCGTATCAGCGGTTGACCGTGTGACCACCGTTAAGACGGCTATTGCCGGAAACGCTACGCCTGCGGATATCGCCAGTCCCGGCCATGTCTTTCCGCTCCGCGCCCGTCCCGGCGGAGTGCTTGAACGTGGCGGTCATACTGAAGCCACAGTGGACATGACACGTCTGGCCGGTCTAGAGCCGTGCGGTGTCCTTTGTGAAGTCACTAATCCTGACGGCACCATGGCCCGAACCCCGGAAATTATCGACTTTGGCAAGAAACACAATATGCCCGTCTGCACCGTGGACGATATCGTGGAATACCGCAAAGCCCGCAAGAGCGAGGCCGCCTAA
- a CDS encoding pyridoxal phosphate-dependent aminotransferase, translating into MQLISSQISGYMKRSSWIRKMFEEGIALKKEFGEDAVCDFSLGNPDLPPPAAIKDALVGLAEQADKPFFMGYMPNFGYPDVRQRLAEEVSKEQGVDVPADSLIITCGAAGALNSFFRAVLEPGDEVMSPAPFFVEYGFYCENYGASLVPVPAKPLTFELDLDAMDAAITDKTRVVLINSPNNPTGAVYSRKELDGLAAILHKHNEGRDKPIFILSDEPYRFLAFDGVEVPSMLDVYPYSVVCSSFSKNLSMAGERIGYALVNPAMKDKDMLVGGIVLANRILGFVNAPALAQKILGKALGSSVDTSIYDDRRKAMASVLDNAGCEYTMPKGAFYFFPKAPGGDDIEFCAALQKEKILAVPGTGFGCPGYIRLAFCVGEDVILRATEGFARTMEKYK; encoded by the coding sequence ATGCAACTGATCTCATCCCAAATATCCGGCTACATGAAGCGGTCCTCATGGATTCGCAAAATGTTTGAGGAAGGTATTGCCCTGAAAAAGGAATTCGGTGAAGACGCTGTCTGCGACTTCAGCTTAGGAAACCCCGACCTGCCGCCGCCTGCCGCCATCAAAGATGCCTTGGTCGGGCTGGCCGAACAGGCAGACAAGCCTTTCTTCATGGGCTACATGCCTAACTTTGGTTACCCCGACGTTCGTCAACGGCTGGCTGAAGAAGTGAGCAAGGAGCAAGGCGTGGACGTTCCCGCTGACAGCTTGATCATCACCTGTGGCGCAGCCGGTGCGCTCAACTCATTTTTCCGTGCCGTGCTGGAACCGGGCGATGAAGTCATGTCCCCGGCACCATTCTTTGTTGAGTATGGTTTCTATTGTGAAAATTACGGTGCTTCTCTGGTCCCGGTCCCGGCCAAACCCCTGACCTTTGAACTGGACCTTGATGCAATGGACGCCGCCATTACGGACAAAACCCGCGTGGTACTCATCAACTCACCCAACAACCCTACAGGTGCGGTCTACTCCCGCAAAGAGCTCGACGGCCTGGCCGCCATTCTTCACAAGCACAATGAAGGCCGCGACAAACCGATCTTCATCCTGTCTGACGAGCCTTACCGCTTTCTCGCCTTTGACGGCGTGGAAGTCCCGAGCATGTTGGACGTCTATCCGTACTCGGTTGTCTGCTCCTCCTTCTCCAAAAACCTGTCCATGGCTGGTGAACGCATCGGCTATGCACTGGTCAATCCGGCCATGAAGGACAAGGATATGCTCGTCGGCGGCATCGTCCTTGCGAACCGCATCCTCGGTTTCGTCAACGCCCCGGCACTGGCCCAAAAGATTCTCGGCAAAGCGCTGGGAAGCTCCGTGGACACCTCGATCTACGACGACCGCCGCAAGGCCATGGCCTCAGTCCTGGACAACGCGGGATGTGAGTACACCATGCCCAAAGGTGCTTTCTACTTCTTCCCCAAAGCTCCGGGCGGAGATGACATCGAGTTTTGCGCCGCCTTGCAGAAAGAAAAAATCCTAGCTGTTCCCGGCACCGGCTTCGGCTGCCCCGGCTACATCAGACTCGCCTTTTGCGTAGGCGAAGATGTCATCCTGCGAGCCACAGAAGGCTTTGCCCGAACCATGGAAAAATACAAATAG